Within Fimbriimonadaceae bacterium, the genomic segment GGACGCCGAGCCGCCCGCGGAAGCCGAGAAGCCCAAAGCGCGCCGCACGCGCACCAAGAAGGTGGAAGAGCCCGTCGAAGAGGCCGCCGCCGAGCCCGAACCCGCGGCCGAAAAGCCCGCGCGCAAGGCGCGCGCGCCGCGCGCCGAGGCCAAGAGCGAGGCCGACAAGCCCGCGGACGAGCAGGACCGCGCCGAAGCCGTGGCCACCGCCAAAGACGGCAAGGCCATGCTCGCCCTGGTCGAAGAGATGCTCGCCTCGGCGGACCTCGAGATCACGGCCAAGGTCGCCGGACTCCAGGGCCGCTACGTGAACATCGAACTGGACGGCCGCGACGTCGGCCACCTCATCGGCAAGCACGGCGAGGTGCTCAACGCCTCGCAGTATCTCGCCAACATCATCGCCTCGCGCAAGTTCGACAACGGCGTCCGCATCGTGCTCGACGGCGCCAACTACCGGACCAAGCGCGAAGAGGCGCTGACCGGACTC encodes:
- a CDS encoding KH domain-containing protein, yielding MANNTVETTAASLAEARKIAAEQLGVAEDTLQVTVLDESKGLFGRGQVRIRAEAAAVKEAATAVVDAEPPAEAEKPKARRTRTKKVEEPVEEAAAEPEPAAEKPARKARAPRAEAKSEADKPADEQDRAEAVATAKDGKAMLALVEEMLASADLEITAKVAGLQGRYVNIELDGRDVGHLIGKHGEVLNASQYLANIIASRKFDNGVRIVLDGANYRTKREEALTGLATKIAEQVLARGEEAVLDALPAFERRIVHKALSEIEGITTYSEGEEPNRRVVIAPAE